Below is a window of Pochonia chlamydosporia 170 chromosome 7, whole genome shotgun sequence DNA.
GCATACAAATATTGTGTCTCTTAGTGATGGCCAAATCCTGCTGCGGCGTTGGCCAAGACCTCACTTGGGTGACAATGGGCAGCCTAGTCAGAATGGCCATGTACATGGGACTCCATCGCGATCCGAAACGCCTTGGGAAAATGACAATGTATAGGGCTGAGATTCGGCGTCGCCTATGGGCAACAATCCTCGAGTTAAACTTACAGTGTGCTTTCGAGGCTGGCGGCTCGCCGTTGCTTCAAAACACAGACTACGATACCGAGCCTCCAGCAAACTTAAATGACAACCAGTTAGTTGACGAAAATGATGGCGAGGCTCTTTGTGGCCAGCCTTCTGATATACCAACCCAGTCCTCTGTCCAGCTTGCCATACTCAAGTCCCTGCCACTGCGGCTCAATCTCATCAGACTCATCAACGACTTCCGAGCATCACGTCCCTACGATGAGATATTGCGGCTGAATTCTGAGCTTACCAAGGCCTGCCGGGAATTGTCGCACAAGCTATCCTGTCTTCATACCAAGGACGTCAATTCAGGAGGTACAACAATCAACTACTTTCACGTCTCGGTAGCGGAACTGTTCCTGTACCGGTTTTTccatgctcttcatcaaACGGCCATTGCGAAATCTTTCAACGATCATCGATTTTACTTTTCTAGGAGGATGTGCTTAGACAGTGCACTGAAACTTCTTAACCTTTGGGGCTTGTCGGGGCAACGTATGAATACAGGAACGAAGGGCCAGATGGATTTCAAGcgcattgttgacaatggaTCTGGACTTTTCCGGTACATTGGTGTGCAATCACTATTCTTCGTCGCGGTAGAGCTTATTCATCAGAAACAAGGCCAGTCTGTCAGCCTCGGTTATCTCCCATCCATCGGAGACTCTGACCTGAGGGCGTGCCTGGAATCTGCAAAGATTTGGACTCTGGAGCGGGTTCGAGCTGGAGAGACCAACGGCAAAGGCCACTGCTTCGTGGCAGCATGTCTTGGGCATATTGACGCCCTCACCGCGGGCTTGCCGCAAGAGCAGGTTGACAAGGCGATTCTGCGAGCCGCAACGGAATCGGCGAATCGGTGCTTGGTTGCTCTCATGGAGGTGGCGAAGAGGGAAGGAGTGCCATCTGAGGAGTCAACGCCTGAGCCGACGGAAATGGACGGTGTTACGACTACGCCTCTCGAGTGGATGGGAGATTGGGCATGGGATGATATGGACGGCATGTCGTGGGAGCAATGGTCGCAGAATACATTTGGCGGGCTGGAGCAGAGTCTTCCTGGACACTTCTAGCCTTAGCTGGCGGGTCTAACTACTAGGATTGCATTGCTTGCATTGCTATGGGGTTTTCAATAACGTAAGGAAGGATTCAATAGAGCTCGGCAGCCGTTTGAGATATTGCTCTGGCTCTGAATTACATAAGTATTAGCTATTGGCGTGAATAAAGATGGGCGTTAGGACGGGGGTGGACTTGAGGTCCGAGGTTGTATTCGATTTGcgtttctttttgtctttgtaCTTGTGGGATAGACTCAACGCAACTCACTATATGATGCCTGTATCATATTACTGGCGCTGTTGaaatcgaatcgaatcgCTTCTCATCGGCAATCGGGCCATCGGGCCATCTTGACCCATTGGGAGCGTTGCATGGTGCAGGTTTGTTGACATTGCATCAAATTGCCGCCTCTTCCGGGCCGTGTCTAAGTTATTATCCAGATCCCTGCATATTGCATGGAGCAGAGCTTTCAAGGACTGGATTCATTTTGTGTTGGTGTGCTGAGACATGGAATAGCAAATAACACGAGTATGGtgtgaagaagattgaaggGAGAAAGTCAGTCTCCCAGACTCGAGTACCTTGGTACCTTGGCAGTTGGTTGGGAATCTGCCAcaacctgaccagacccCTTGGAGAGACAAGCATCCACCAGACGACAAAAGCAtcagaccagttgacaacatttgaactttgTGTTGCACCTGCTTTAACGAAAATAGTATGTCTCTCCCGCTTTGAGGGAAGGACATCGGATGGCCCGTACTTAAGTGCAATGCTCCAAGCTTTGGCCAGCTAACCTTTTATTcaaaacttcaatgttccttcACGTCTGCCGGCTACAATCAAGCAACTGGGCACGAACATAATCAGACAGAGATTTGGTACTATTGCATTGCAGTATATCCAATTGCCCACAATGCCGCGCATCATCAGAATTGTCCTGGCCTCTCTAGCTTTTGCCATGAGCACGCTCGGCCGAGTAccgccaacaccagcagcagcatcagcatcagcatcagatTGCACGACGACCATGACAATAACAGCTTCGCCTCTCCCAACGCCGCCATTCTGGCCTCAGTGCTCTTTTGACGGAACCGAGCGGATCTACAGCTCCACAGTCACAATGAACCATGCCATTGACTGTCATGGATGCAGATACGTGCAGGTCCGTTATGAACCAATTGTGCATTGTCCGGCCAATATCATTACAGCAACAGCGACGGAAAGCTCACCGTACACAGCTCATCGAACAGTTTGCGCTCAATCTACGAAGGGCTAGAATGCCTAGcgcagaggaggaagaagaaggaggaggaggaggcacAGTATACGAAGAACACGAACGACTGCTATTTAGCCATGATAaatgatggcatcgacggAGAGAGGGCTAAAGTATGGCGACAGAATTGGAATCAAGAGCTCATGAGGAGCTGACTGGGGCAGTACCCGACGTGGACATATGGATCTTGTGTGGACGAATTCAGCTACGTTTTAACTTAcgtgtacggagtactacTTCGTATTGATCTCAGAGATGTCCGTACATGTTGAAAAGATTGGCTTTTTGTTGTCAATTGACTTTTCCCTCCCATTAGGCAATAATTTCGAACCGTCTATAGTATGAAATTTGGGTTGTTTTCCCTTCGGGTTTAAGTTGGATATGTGCCACACCATTTGTTGTCGTATTCATCTTGGCTACACACCTACgccaatgttgatgcaaTCTAACAAACATTACGTCGTGCTTCTTGGAGAGACTTAAAGACTATTGGAAAATACATTGCAATTACCAGCATATTAGGTTCATGCACAGATGCGGCAGAAAACGCCATTCTTTCCAATATTGCAACATTTCGTTTCCAGGAAACCTCGTATTATTCTTGTTCTCGTTCTAGACTGCTGACTGGACCAGTCCAGCTTACGGATCTTTTGTTCCTACTTCCAGTAATAAATTGCCTGCATTCAAAAACTCTGATGGATCGAGACAAATGCACGATCAGCAGGTGTGGCTGGCTATGCCGCCCTGCGAGTGCAAAagccaaacattgaaggcaatggcaaatgcaaatgca
It encodes the following:
- a CDS encoding N-terminal binuclear Zn cluster-containing/DNA binding domain-containing protein (similar to Trichoderma reesei QM6a XP_006961716.1): MTNTSQGEAPSYNDGGNAASFLPTSMPEKKRRRPPLACEQCRRRKIKCDRNSPCGHCTRARIPNCTYAPAHIPASKNKSNSSSGLQSASTSGVSHRPVRPAPSLDAGGATGDNSAVATDVPPTSKHSSSAPSSNVGSTSDTSNVDWLVARVHELEDKLASVVHISDPKGNDPFATNKGDSVAPLAGTISKTRYFGNSHWINVTDLLPTEFALLGRAEAEKDDVYHALVKCKTLGRKIKKNRQRPLSSEKLGSSIPLRELADQLVDNYLRTFEGVMRILHIPTFRLDYERYWQNPSAANMSFVIQLQLCMALGATIHDEIFSMRAMAMHWVYEAQLWLMLPPEKSKMTITGIQILCLLVMAKSCCGVGQDLTWVTMGSLVRMAMYMGLHRDPKRLGKMTMYRAEIRRRLWATILELNLQCAFEAGGSPLLQNTDYDTEPPANLNDNQLVDENDGEALCGQPSDIPTQSSVQLAILKSLPLRLNLIRLINDFRASRPYDEILRLNSELTKACRELSHKLSCLHTKDVNSGGTTINYFHVSVAELFLYRFFHALHQTAIAKSFNDHRFYFSRRMCLDSALKLLNLWGLSGQRMNTGTKGQMDFKRIVDNGSGLFRYIGVQSLFFVAVELIHQKQGQSVSLGYLPSIGDSDLRACLESAKIWTLERVRAGETNGKGHCFVAACLGHIDALTAGLPQEQVDKAILRAATESANRCLVALMEVAKREGVPSEESTPEPTEMDGVTTTPLEWMGDWAWDDMDGMSWEQWSQNTFGGLEQSLPGHF